In one Haemophilus parainfluenzae genomic region, the following are encoded:
- a CDS encoding heme lyase CcmF/NrfE family subunit encodes MIAELGNYALALSLAVSFFLAILPLWGAEKGHPQLMSLARPMTYGLFFTLTIAFAALFYLFAVNDFSVQYVVNNSNSSLPIYYRLSAVWGSHEGSLLLWIWLLTLWGAAVALFSKHLPQEAVARVLGIMGIISIGFLLFVLFTSNPFTRTFPDFPVDGRELNPMLQDVGLIFHPPLLYMGYVGFSVAFAFAIASLMTGKLDSAWARWSRPWTIAAWVFLTLGIVLGSWWAYYELGWGGWWFWDPVENSSLMPWLAGTALIHSLAVTEKRGSFKAWTVLLAILAFSLCLLGTFLVRSGILVSVHAFASDPTRGLYILAYLVVVIGGSLTLYAYKGNQIRSHDNAERYSRETLLLLNNILLMTALCVVFLGTLLPLVHKQLGLGSISIGAPFFDQMFLIIMTPFALLLGIGPLVKWRRDQFSEIRTPVVVSVIVMAIAGFALPYFLQNKLTVSAVLGTMMSVIIVLLSLYEMKQRATHRESFFKGITKLSRSHWGMILAHLGVAMTVWGIAFSQNFSVERDVRMAVGDTVQIANYDFKFAGVSDANGPNYMGGKAQIDISKAGKPEATLFAEKRFYTVSKMPMTEAAINWGFTRDLYVALGEKIDDNSWALRLYYKPFIRWIWIGGLFMALGGLLCMFDRRYRFSRLVKQS; translated from the coding sequence ATGATTGCTGAATTAGGAAATTATGCGCTTGCTTTAAGCCTTGCCGTTTCATTCTTTTTAGCCATTCTCCCATTATGGGGAGCTGAAAAAGGTCATCCTCAACTTATGTCATTGGCTCGTCCAATGACTTATGGTTTATTTTTTACTTTAACCATTGCGTTTGCAGCATTGTTCTATCTGTTTGCTGTAAATGATTTCAGTGTGCAATATGTGGTAAATAACTCTAACAGCAGCTTGCCGATTTATTATCGTTTATCTGCAGTTTGGGGCTCACATGAGGGGTCATTATTACTTTGGATTTGGTTATTAACACTTTGGGGTGCAGCAGTAGCCTTATTTAGCAAACACTTGCCACAGGAAGCAGTAGCTCGTGTATTAGGTATTATGGGGATTATTAGCATCGGCTTTTTACTCTTCGTATTATTTACCTCAAATCCGTTTACCCGTACATTCCCTGACTTCCCAGTAGATGGCAGAGAACTCAATCCAATGTTGCAAGATGTGGGCTTAATTTTCCACCCACCATTACTTTATATGGGATATGTTGGTTTTTCTGTTGCTTTTGCCTTTGCGATCGCATCATTAATGACGGGTAAATTAGACTCAGCTTGGGCTAGATGGTCACGTCCTTGGACGATCGCTGCTTGGGTGTTTTTAACACTCGGGATCGTGCTCGGTTCTTGGTGGGCATATTATGAGCTCGGCTGGGGTGGCTGGTGGTTCTGGGATCCAGTAGAAAACTCTTCTTTAATGCCTTGGCTTGCGGGAACCGCATTAATCCACTCTTTAGCGGTGACTGAAAAACGTGGCTCTTTTAAAGCTTGGACTGTGCTTTTAGCGATTTTGGCGTTCTCCCTTTGCTTACTGGGTACATTCTTAGTTCGTTCCGGTATCTTAGTGTCAGTACACGCCTTTGCTTCAGATCCAACACGTGGTTTGTATATTCTTGCTTATTTGGTTGTAGTGATAGGTGGCTCGTTAACCTTGTATGCTTATAAAGGCAACCAAATTCGTTCGCATGATAATGCAGAGCGCTATTCTCGTGAAACGTTATTATTATTAAATAACATCCTATTAATGACCGCACTTTGTGTGGTGTTCTTAGGAACGTTATTGCCGTTAGTTCATAAACAATTAGGTTTGGGATCTATTTCGATCGGTGCGCCATTCTTTGATCAAATGTTCTTGATTATTATGACTCCGTTTGCCTTATTACTGGGTATTGGACCGTTAGTAAAATGGCGTCGCGATCAGTTCTCTGAAATTCGTACACCGGTTGTTGTGAGTGTCATTGTGATGGCGATTGCAGGTTTTGCTTTACCGTATTTCTTACAAAATAAACTCACCGTCAGTGCTGTGCTTGGCACCATGATGTCTGTCATTATTGTGTTACTCAGTCTCTACGAAATGAAACAACGGGCAACACACCGCGAATCTTTCTTTAAAGGTATTACCAAACTTTCTCGTTCCCATTGGGGGATGATTTTGGCTCACCTTGGTGTAGCGATGACCGTTTGGGGAATTGCCTTTAGTCAAAACTTCAGTGTAGAACGTGATGTGCGAATGGCTGTGGGTGATACAGTGCAGATTGCTAATTATGACTTTAAATTTGCTGGCGTGAGTGATGCAAATGGTCCTAACTATATGGGCGGTAAAGCACAAATCGACATTTCAAAAGCGGGTAAACCAGAAGCAACATTATTTGCTGAAAAACGTTTTTATACCGTCAGTAAAATGCCAATGACGGAAGCGGCAATTAATTGGGGCTTTACTCGCGATCTTTATGTCGCTTTAGGTGAAAAAATAGATGATAACTCATGGGCACTACGTCTTTACTATAAACCATTTATCCGTTGGATTTGGATTGGCGGATTGTTTATGGCATTAGGTGGCTTGCTCTGTATGTTTGACCGTCGTTATCGTTTTAGTCGATTAGTTAAACAGTCTTAA
- the ccmE gene encoding cytochrome c maturation protein CcmE, with amino-acid sequence MNPRRKSRLSIIIFVILGISIATGLVLYALRQNIDLFYTPSEVVEGKDGNPDQKPEVGQRIRVGGMVVEGSVSRDPKSLKVRFDVNDIGPSITVEYEGILPDLFREGQGIVAQGVLKEPTLLEATEVLAKHDENYVPPELGEKMKKMHKPMGAELKGESEADRRYKETQQKSQEGR; translated from the coding sequence ATGAATCCAAGACGTAAATCAAGACTTTCGATCATCATCTTTGTGATTTTAGGTATTTCGATTGCGACAGGTTTGGTGCTTTATGCGCTTCGCCAAAATATTGATTTATTTTATACCCCTTCGGAAGTTGTAGAAGGGAAAGACGGAAATCCTGATCAAAAACCTGAAGTTGGGCAACGTATTCGTGTTGGTGGTATGGTGGTTGAAGGCTCTGTTAGTCGAGATCCGAAAAGTCTCAAAGTTCGCTTTGATGTGAATGATATTGGTCCATCAATTACAGTTGAATACGAAGGTATTCTGCCGGATCTTTTCCGTGAGGGACAGGGTATTGTTGCGCAAGGTGTGTTAAAAGAACCAACCTTATTAGAAGCAACAGAAGTGCTTGCTAAACATGATGAAAATTATGTGCCGCCAGAATTAGGTGAGAAAATGAAGAAAATGCATAAACCAATGGGGGCAGAACTAAAAGGCGAGAGTGAAGCCGATCGTCGTTATAAAGAAACCCAGCAAAAATCGCAAGAAGGTCGCTAA
- the ccmD gene encoding heme exporter protein CcmD, giving the protein MFFQSWSDFINMGGYGFYVWLSYGISLVAMIILAIQSVKGRKAVLKEVLREQQREARLNQANKGNTL; this is encoded by the coding sequence ATGTTTTTCCAAAGTTGGAGTGATTTTATCAATATGGGAGGCTATGGTTTTTATGTGTGGCTTTCCTATGGCATTAGCCTCGTGGCAATGATCATTTTGGCGATACAAAGCGTCAAGGGGCGTAAAGCAGTATTAAAAGAGGTGTTACGCGAGCAACAACGTGAAGCTCGTTTAAACCAAGCAAATAAAGGAAATACGCTATGA
- a CDS encoding heme ABC transporter permease — protein MWKWLHPYAKHETQYHLCGKLSPFFGVIAVLLLAVGIVWGLAYAPADYQQGNSFRIMYVHVPAAIWSMGVYGSMAVAAIIALVWQIKAAHLSMVAMAPIGAMFTFIALVTGAIWGKPMWGTWWVWDARLTAELILFFLYIGVLALYSAFSDRAVGAKSAGILCIVGVVNLPIIHFSVEWWNTLHQGASITKFEKPSIATPMLIPLILCIFGFLFLSIWFTLVRYRVELLKEDSKRPWVKELASKLK, from the coding sequence ATGTGGAAGTGGTTACATCCTTACGCAAAACATGAAACCCAATATCATTTATGTGGTAAATTGAGCCCATTCTTTGGTGTGATTGCGGTTTTATTATTGGCTGTTGGCATCGTATGGGGCTTAGCTTATGCTCCAGCAGATTATCAGCAAGGCAATAGTTTCCGAATTATGTATGTTCATGTGCCGGCAGCGATTTGGTCAATGGGCGTCTATGGCTCGATGGCCGTTGCGGCCATTATTGCGTTAGTTTGGCAAATTAAAGCCGCTCATCTTTCGATGGTTGCCATGGCGCCTATTGGTGCGATGTTTACCTTTATCGCGTTAGTCACAGGCGCAATTTGGGGTAAACCAATGTGGGGAACCTGGTGGGTGTGGGATGCACGTTTAACCGCTGAACTGATTCTTTTCTTCTTATATATTGGTGTATTAGCGCTTTATTCTGCATTTTCTGATCGTGCTGTGGGTGCAAAATCAGCGGGTATCTTGTGTATTGTTGGTGTAGTGAATTTACCAATCATTCACTTTTCCGTAGAGTGGTGGAATACCTTACATCAAGGGGCAAGTATCACGAAGTTTGAAAAACCGTCGATTGCAACGCCGATGTTAATTCCACTGATTTTATGTATTTTTGGATTTTTATTTTTATCCATTTGGTTTACGCTTGTGCGTTACCGCGTTGAATTGCTAAAAGAAGACAGTAAACGTCCATGGGTAAAAGAGTTAGCAAGTAAGCTGAAATAG
- the ccmB gene encoding heme exporter protein CcmB, translating to MIFLQIIKRELKIATRKQAEILNPLWFFLIVITLFPLVIGPDPKLLSRIAPGVAWVAALLSALLSFERLFRDDFIDGSLEQLMLTAQPLALTALAKVVAHWLLTGLPLILLSPIAALLLSLEVNIWWALVLTLLVGTPILSCIGAIGVALTVGLRKGGVLLSLLVVPLFIPVLIFASAILDAAALNLPYGGQLAILGAILAGAITLSPFAIAAALRISLDN from the coding sequence ATGATATTTTTACAGATTATAAAGCGTGAACTGAAGATTGCGACTCGTAAACAAGCGGAAATACTGAACCCGCTTTGGTTCTTTCTAATCGTGATTACGCTGTTTCCATTAGTCATTGGGCCGGATCCTAAATTACTTTCTCGCATCGCACCTGGAGTTGCTTGGGTGGCCGCATTGCTTTCTGCGTTGCTGTCTTTTGAACGCTTATTCCGAGATGACTTTATTGATGGCTCTTTAGAACAATTGATGCTCACGGCTCAACCTTTAGCGCTAACGGCACTTGCAAAAGTTGTTGCACACTGGTTATTAACAGGTTTGCCGTTGATTTTACTTTCACCTATTGCGGCTTTATTGCTTTCGTTGGAAGTGAATATTTGGTGGGCATTGGTGCTTACACTCTTAGTGGGCACACCGATTTTAAGCTGCATTGGCGCAATTGGTGTGGCATTGACGGTGGGGTTGCGTAAAGGTGGCGTATTGCTGAGTTTACTTGTGGTACCATTATTTATTCCGGTTTTAATTTTTGCTTCAGCAATTTTAGATGCCGCCGCATTAAATCTCCCTTATGGCGGACAGCTTGCTATTTTAGGTGCAATTTTGGCTGGCGCGATAACATTATCGCCTTTCGCTATTGCAGCGGCACTACGAATTAGTTTAGATAATTAA
- the ccmA gene encoding cytochrome c biogenesis heme-transporting ATPase CcmA: MFPAHQLQLEQLACQRGDRILFTDLSLQFQSGDFVQIEGHNGIGKTSLLRILAGLAQPVEGKVRWNSDEITKQREEYHHQLLYLGHHSGVKPELTAWENLKFYQQISQSQQGTDILWDVLETVGLLGREDLPAAQLSAGQQKRIALARLWISEAPLWILDEPFTAIDKKGVEVLTALFENHAKKGGMVILTSHQEVPSSLLKKINLADYKYNP; this comes from the coding sequence ATGTTTCCTGCTCATCAACTTCAATTAGAACAATTAGCGTGTCAACGTGGCGATCGCATATTGTTCACTGATCTTTCACTGCAATTTCAAAGCGGTGATTTCGTGCAAATTGAAGGGCACAATGGTATCGGCAAAACAAGTTTATTGCGCATTTTAGCTGGCCTTGCACAGCCTGTAGAAGGTAAAGTGCGGTGGAATTCAGACGAGATTACAAAACAACGCGAAGAATACCATCATCAGCTACTTTATCTCGGCCATCATTCTGGCGTAAAGCCTGAATTAACGGCATGGGAAAATTTAAAATTTTATCAGCAGATTAGTCAAAGTCAGCAAGGCACTGATATCTTATGGGATGTGCTTGAAACTGTAGGCTTACTTGGACGTGAAGATTTACCGGCTGCCCAACTTTCAGCTGGTCAGCAAAAGCGCATTGCCTTGGCAAGATTATGGATCTCAGAAGCACCTCTTTGGATTTTGGACGAACCTTTTACAGCAATAGACAAAAAAGGGGTTGAAGTTTTGACCGCACTTTTTGAAAATCATGCTAAAAAAGGTGGAATGGTGATTTTAACGAGTCATCAAGAAGTACCAAGTAGCCTATTAAAGAAAATCAATCTTGCTGATTATAAATATAACCCTTAG
- the sodA gene encoding superoxide dismutase [Mn], with protein MSYTLPELGYAYDALEPHFDAQTMEIHHTKHHQAYVNNANAVLETLPAEFSEMCSGQLISQLDKIPAEKRTALRNNAGGHANHSLFWKSLKKGTTLQGDLKAAIERDFGSVENFKAEFEKAAATRFGSGWAWLVINQGKLSVVSTANQDSPLMGKEIAGCEGFPLLGLDVWEHAYYLKFQNRRPDYIKEFWNVVNWDFVAERLAKKLADCGCAAK; from the coding sequence ATGTCTTATACTCTACCTGAATTAGGTTACGCTTATGATGCGTTAGAACCACATTTTGATGCGCAAACAATGGAAATTCACCACACTAAGCACCACCAAGCTTATGTAAACAATGCAAACGCGGTGTTAGAAACTTTACCTGCTGAATTTTCTGAAATGTGCTCAGGTCAATTAATCAGCCAATTAGACAAAATCCCAGCTGAAAAACGTACTGCATTACGTAACAACGCAGGCGGTCACGCAAACCACAGCTTATTCTGGAAATCATTGAAAAAAGGCACCACTTTACAGGGTGATTTAAAAGCAGCTATCGAACGTGATTTCGGTTCTGTAGAAAACTTCAAAGCTGAATTTGAAAAAGCAGCAGCGACTCGTTTCGGTTCAGGTTGGGCATGGTTAGTGATTAACCAAGGTAAATTATCTGTTGTTTCTACAGCAAATCAAGATTCTCCATTAATGGGTAAAGAAATCGCAGGTTGTGAAGGTTTCCCACTTTTAGGTTTAGATGTTTGGGAACACGCTTACTACTTGAAATTCCAAAACCGTCGTCCAGACTACATCAAAGAATTCTGGAACGTAGTGAACTGGGATTTCGTTGCGGAGCGTTTAGCTAAAAAATTAGCAGATTGCGGATGTGCAGCTAAATAA
- a CDS encoding methyltransferase family protein produces the protein MIQKPIVPPPVIFIGCALIMICLPNPYPVTINIVITYLIALASSFVGFFSVWQFYKNKANIHPIHLEKSKVFVVSGIYRFSRNPMYLSLAGLLVAWAFYLQSAVSFLGVFLFIYLITQWQIKPEEYWLEKKFGESYLAYKKKVRRWI, from the coding sequence ATGATTCAGAAACCTATTGTGCCGCCACCCGTCATTTTTATTGGCTGTGCACTTATCATGATATGCTTACCTAATCCTTACCCTGTTACAATCAATATCGTGATTACTTATCTGATTGCGTTGGCTTCATCTTTTGTTGGTTTTTTCAGTGTTTGGCAATTCTACAAAAATAAAGCTAATATTCATCCCATCCATTTAGAGAAAAGCAAAGTATTTGTGGTAAGTGGTATCTATCGCTTTAGTCGTAACCCAATGTATTTAAGTTTAGCTGGCTTGTTAGTGGCATGGGCGTTTTATTTGCAAAGTGCGGTTAGTTTTTTAGGTGTTTTTCTATTTATTTATCTCATCACACAATGGCAAATTAAACCTGAAGAATACTGGCTAGAGAAGAAGTTTGGTGAGTCTTATTTGGCTTATAAGAAAAAAGTCAGACGTTGGATTTAA
- a CDS encoding YfgM family protein, which translates to MAYTIEEEQELNQLKEWWKDNGKTIIAAFILGVGGMLGWRYWQSYQANQIMQASAEYDALVYTTNKDAAAQQAKVAEFVKAHDKTSYAVFSLLDEAKGFVAKQDYASAENSLKQAIAQSQDDILTSLAALRLSAVQFQQGQFDAALASLNQVKSQGFSARKDLLAGDIQVAKGDVNGAKASFENAQKSGNPLEKQMAQMKLNNL; encoded by the coding sequence ATGGCATATACCATTGAAGAAGAACAAGAACTGAACCAGTTAAAAGAATGGTGGAAAGACAATGGCAAAACCATTATTGCCGCTTTTATTCTTGGTGTAGGCGGGATGTTGGGCTGGCGTTATTGGCAGTCTTATCAAGCCAATCAAATCATGCAGGCGTCTGCTGAATATGATGCCTTAGTTTATACCACAAACAAAGATGCCGCGGCACAACAAGCTAAAGTGGCTGAATTTGTGAAAGCGCATGATAAAACCAGCTATGCGGTATTTAGCTTATTAGATGAAGCAAAAGGTTTTGTTGCAAAACAAGATTACGCCTCTGCAGAAAATAGCTTAAAACAAGCGATTGCTCAATCACAAGATGATATCTTAACGTCTCTTGCAGCGCTTCGTTTGTCTGCAGTGCAATTCCAACAAGGTCAATTTGATGCAGCACTAGCAAGTCTAAATCAAGTGAAAAGCCAAGGCTTTAGTGCACGTAAAGATCTTTTAGCGGGCGATATTCAAGTCGCAAAAGGCGATGTGAATGGTGCTAAAGCAAGCTTTGAGAATGCACAAAAAAGCGGTAACCCGTTAGAAAAACAAATGGCGCAGATGAAATTAAATAATCTGTAA
- the hisS gene encoding histidine--tRNA ligase: MAKNIQAIRGMNDCSPTESPLWQWIEGQVRQILSSYGYSEVRMPIVESTPLFARAIGEVTDVVSKEMYTFWDNDEQLTLRPEGTAGCVRAAIEHGWIYNNEQRLWYMGPMFRHERPQKGRYRQFHQAGVEVFGIATPEIDAELIILTARLWKALGIDQHVSLQLNSIGSLEARANYRSALVAFLENHQDLMSEEEKERLVKNPLRILDTKNQALQDVLDGAPKLLDYLDDESREHFAQLCGLLDAVGIQYEINPKLVRGLDYYNKTVFEWVTSALGAQGTVCGGGRYDGLVEQLGGHATSGVGFAMGLERLVLLVQEVNKSIPVKSAVDIYVVYQGEGTTLAAFQLAEKLRSELPHLSTMLHCSGGNFKKQFKRADKSGATLALVLGESEVQNNQVVVKHLLGAAEQQTIDVDNLIEHVKAQF; encoded by the coding sequence GTGGCAAAAAATATTCAAGCAATTCGTGGGATGAATGACTGTTCCCCAACTGAATCTCCACTTTGGCAATGGATTGAAGGGCAGGTTCGCCAAATTTTAAGCAGCTACGGCTATTCAGAAGTGCGTATGCCAATCGTGGAAAGTACGCCATTATTTGCTCGTGCAATCGGTGAAGTCACAGATGTCGTCTCAAAAGAAATGTACACATTTTGGGATAATGATGAGCAATTAACACTTCGTCCTGAAGGTACTGCAGGGTGCGTGCGAGCTGCGATTGAACACGGTTGGATTTACAACAATGAACAACGTTTATGGTATATGGGACCGATGTTCCGTCATGAACGTCCACAAAAAGGTCGTTACCGTCAATTCCACCAAGCAGGTGTCGAAGTATTTGGTATCGCAACCCCTGAAATTGATGCGGAGTTAATTATTTTAACGGCACGTTTATGGAAAGCCTTAGGTATTGATCAACATGTTTCACTTCAATTAAATTCGATTGGTTCACTAGAAGCACGTGCAAACTATCGTTCTGCATTAGTGGCCTTCTTAGAAAATCACCAAGATTTAATGAGCGAAGAAGAGAAAGAACGTCTTGTAAAAAATCCATTACGTATTTTGGATACTAAAAATCAAGCATTACAGGATGTATTGGACGGCGCGCCAAAATTATTGGATTATTTAGATGATGAAAGTCGCGAGCATTTTGCACAGTTATGCGGTCTATTAGATGCGGTTGGCATTCAATATGAAATCAATCCAAAATTGGTACGTGGTTTAGACTATTATAATAAAACCGTATTTGAATGGGTGACATCAGCATTAGGTGCTCAAGGTACTGTATGTGGTGGTGGACGTTATGACGGCTTAGTTGAACAACTTGGTGGCCACGCAACAAGTGGTGTTGGTTTCGCAATGGGCTTAGAGCGTTTAGTGCTACTCGTTCAAGAAGTGAATAAATCGATTCCGGTAAAAAGTGCGGTAGATATTTACGTTGTTTATCAAGGTGAAGGCACGACATTGGCCGCATTCCAACTAGCGGAAAAACTTCGCTCAGAATTACCGCACTTAAGCACAATGTTGCATTGCAGCGGCGGTAACTTTAAAAAACAATTTAAACGCGCAGATAAGTCTGGTGCGACTCTAGCCCTTGTACTTGGCGAAAGTGAAGTGCAAAATAATCAAGTTGTGGTAAAACACTTACTTGGCGCAGCAGAGCAGCAAACCATTGATGTGGACAATTTGATTGAACACGTGAAAGCCCAATTTTAA
- the ispG gene encoding flavodoxin-dependent (E)-4-hydroxy-3-methylbut-2-enyl-diphosphate synthase, protein MSAVKPTIKRRESTKIYVGNVPIGGDAPIAVQSMTNTRTTDVEATVAQIKSLERVGADIVRVSVPTMDAAEAFKIIKQQVNVPLVADIHFDYRIALKVAEYGVDCLRINPGNIGREDRIRAVVDCARDKNIPIRIGVNAGSLEKDIQEKFGEPTPEALLESALRHVEILDRLNFDQFKVSVKASDVFLAVESYRLLAKAIKQPLHLGITEAGGARAGAVKSAIGLGMLLAEGIGDTLRVSLAADPVEEIKVGFDILKSLRIRSRGINFIACPTCSRQEFDVIGTVNALEQRLEDIITPMDVSIIGCVVNGPGEALVSDLGVTGGNKKSGYYLDGERQKERFDNDAIIDQLEAKIRAKVAQQDPKNRII, encoded by the coding sequence ATGTCTGCAGTAAAACCTACTATCAAACGTCGTGAATCGACAAAAATTTATGTGGGCAATGTACCAATCGGTGGTGATGCACCGATTGCTGTACAATCCATGACAAATACTCGCACAACTGATGTTGAGGCGACCGTTGCACAGATTAAATCGTTGGAACGCGTCGGCGCAGATATCGTGCGTGTTTCTGTACCTACCATGGATGCCGCCGAAGCGTTTAAAATCATTAAACAGCAAGTGAATGTGCCATTAGTAGCGGATATTCATTTTGACTATCGTATTGCGTTAAAAGTGGCTGAATATGGGGTGGATTGCTTACGTATTAATCCAGGCAATATTGGTCGTGAAGATCGTATTCGTGCAGTGGTGGATTGCGCACGCGATAAAAATATCCCTATCCGTATTGGTGTTAATGCTGGCTCATTAGAAAAAGATATCCAAGAGAAATTTGGTGAGCCAACACCAGAAGCCTTATTAGAATCAGCATTACGCCATGTTGAGATTTTAGATCGTTTAAACTTCGATCAATTTAAAGTAAGCGTAAAAGCATCCGATGTCTTCCTTGCGGTGGAATCTTACCGTTTACTGGCAAAAGCCATTAAACAACCATTACATTTAGGGATTACGGAAGCGGGCGGTGCACGTGCAGGAGCAGTGAAATCTGCAATTGGTTTAGGTATGTTGTTAGCGGAAGGTATTGGTGATACCTTGCGTGTCTCTTTAGCCGCCGATCCTGTAGAAGAAATCAAAGTTGGTTTTGATATTTTGAAATCGTTACGTATTCGTTCTCGCGGGATTAACTTTATTGCTTGTCCAACTTGCTCACGTCAAGAGTTTGATGTGATTGGCACGGTGAATGCACTGGAACAACGTTTAGAAGATATTATCACCCCAATGGATGTGTCTATTATTGGTTGTGTGGTAAATGGCCCAGGTGAAGCATTAGTGTCTGACCTCGGTGTTACCGGTGGTAATAAGAAAAGTGGCTATTATTTAGATGGCGAGCGTCAAAAAGAACGTTTTGATAACGACGCGATTATTGACCAATTAGAAGCAAAAATTCGTGCCAAAGTTGCACAACAAGATCCAAAAAATCGAATTATTTAA
- a CDS encoding RodZ domain-containing protein, producing the protein MNTILEQTEKTDISFGDKLRQAREALNLSLEDAAKAISLRPSILEKLENNEFVQKNVPSTFMKGYVRSYTKFLRIPESEWAHLTFGEAYKNDLSKNARATRSVNQYSSHSRWVGTLTTIILLAAVGMTGLWWWQNYQKSNEERDNLVQTYVEKEKTAEVPVTHSNDIPVAVNNQPLTSNNETAPVTEAKNNAAEPVVSNTQENQVQPVNAEVSTGATSAPTVEQVQAPVVEQTLPNTEPTTEPTVPDAQSAVENPAISEAPTTAKGDLVIEITKNSSWISVKDQNRKVLAQKEYKQGEVLTFNGNDYALIIGAPGNVRITYKGEAYPLTVDGRVAKFKLPKP; encoded by the coding sequence ATGAATACAATCCTTGAACAAACCGAAAAAACAGACATCTCCTTTGGGGATAAACTTCGTCAAGCTCGCGAAGCGTTAAATCTTTCTCTGGAAGATGCGGCAAAGGCAATTTCTTTGCGCCCAAGCATTTTGGAAAAATTAGAAAATAATGAATTTGTCCAAAAAAATGTGCCATCAACTTTTATGAAAGGATATGTGCGTAGTTATACAAAATTTTTACGTATTCCTGAGAGCGAATGGGCGCATTTAACCTTTGGTGAAGCATACAAAAACGATTTAAGTAAAAATGCACGCGCGACGCGTTCAGTAAACCAATACTCTTCTCATAGTCGCTGGGTCGGCACACTTACAACCATTATTTTACTCGCAGCTGTTGGGATGACAGGCTTATGGTGGTGGCAGAATTATCAAAAATCAAACGAAGAACGTGATAATTTAGTGCAAACCTACGTTGAAAAAGAAAAAACAGCAGAGGTACCGGTTACTCATTCGAATGACATCCCAGTCGCGGTGAATAACCAGCCTTTAACGTCAAATAATGAAACAGCACCTGTAACGGAAGCAAAAAATAATGCTGCTGAACCTGTTGTTTCAAATACTCAAGAGAATCAAGTTCAACCAGTAAACGCAGAAGTTTCAACTGGCGCAACTTCGGCCCCTACCGTTGAACAAGTTCAAGCCCCTGTTGTGGAACAAACCTTACCTAACACAGAACCTACAACAGAGCCAACCGTACCAGATGCTCAAAGTGCGGTTGAAAATCCAGCCATTTCTGAAGCGCCAACCACAGCAAAAGGCGATCTTGTTATTGAGATTACCAAAAATTCAAGCTGGATTAGTGTGAAAGACCAAAATCGTAAAGTTTTAGCGCAAAAAGAATATAAACAAGGCGAAGTCTTAACCTTTAATGGTAATGACTATGCATTGATTATTGGTGCGCCGGGTAACGTTCGTATTACTTATAAAGGCGAGGCGTATCCGCTTACCGTTGATGGCCGTGTGGCTAAATTTAAATTACCAAAACCTTAA
- the pilW gene encoding type IV pilus biogenesis/stability protein PilW produces the protein MKLIPINILSAVIFPFVFSACVSQSSVDFNKQQAAKARVELALGYLQQNDFVQAKLNLDKALEHDERYYLVHSALAHFYQLQGDTEKAKQAYLQAIKLDDKQGDVYNNFGAFLCGQGEFEQAYSQFNAALAAPNYYHQADTYENIALCAFAGKQTDVYQQALDKLRQVDPSRAEKLRSLK, from the coding sequence ATGAAATTAATCCCAATTAACATTCTAAGTGCGGTCATTTTTCCTTTTGTTTTTTCGGCTTGTGTCTCTCAGTCTTCCGTTGACTTTAATAAACAACAAGCCGCAAAAGCTCGCGTTGAACTGGCATTAGGCTATCTTCAACAAAATGATTTTGTTCAAGCAAAACTTAATTTAGATAAAGCCCTTGAACATGATGAGCGATATTATCTTGTGCACTCAGCACTTGCGCATTTTTATCAATTACAAGGCGATACGGAAAAAGCGAAGCAAGCTTATTTACAGGCGATCAAGTTAGATGATAAGCAAGGCGATGTGTATAACAACTTCGGTGCATTTTTATGTGGACAAGGTGAGTTTGAACAAGCTTATTCACAATTTAATGCGGCACTCGCTGCGCCGAATTATTACCATCAAGCGGATACTTACGAAAACATAGCGCTTTGTGCTTTTGCTGGAAAACAAACCGATGTTTATCAACAGGCATTGGATAAATTGCGTCAAGTTGATCCTTCTAGAGCGGAAAAGCTCCGTTCACTCAAATAA